A DNA window from Loxodonta africana isolate mLoxAfr1 chromosome 7, mLoxAfr1.hap2, whole genome shotgun sequence contains the following coding sequences:
- the LOC135231751 gene encoding tripartite motif-containing protein 43-like: protein MDPAFQKELTCFICLNYLTDPVTIGCGHNFCRPCLCLSWEKAETPACCPLCRETSEQTAFKTNILVKNLVSLARQASLWQFLSSEEQMCGTHKETKKMFCEEGKNLLCFLCSNSQEHEAHRHCSIECAVEEYREKLLKQMRSLWENIQNNWRNLNEESLIIKLWVYYVFLLSEIIRSEYQKLHPNLLEEEKQHLEGLKNEGKKIFQQLKKSEASMVQKGRHLREMYEELRNMCHKSDVELLQDLGDILTRSESVQLDMPQPVNPALSARPITGLIDRFRQFRVEISFRYEISSQNIMVFDDVRSLRLRRDLQEVPFPSRRSQYFAAWGDQAFTSGKHYWEIDVDDSWDWAVGVCKDTWLRKNGSLVESENVFLLLCVKDVNRYNLLTTSPVFPQYIEKPLGRVGVYIDFDSRSMSFVNVAKSSLIWRYPACSFNYPLRPFFCTGHT, encoded by the exons ATGGATCCAGCCTTCCAGAAAGAACTCACCTGCTTCATCTGCTTGAACTACCTTACAGACCCTGTCACCATAGGCTGTGGGCACAACTTCTGTAGGCCCTGTCTCTGCCTTTCCTGGGAAAAAGCTGAAACGCCTGCCTGTTGCCCACTGTGCAGGGAAACATCAGAGCAGACAGCATTCAAAACCAATATTCTTGTGAAGAATCTGGTGTCCCTTGCCAGACAAGCCAGCCTCTGGCAATTCCTGAGCTCTGAGGAACAGATGTGTGGGACTcacaaagagacaaagaagatgTTCTGTGAAGAGGGCAAGAATCTGCTCTGTTTTCTCTGCTCTAACTCTCAGGAGCACGAGGCTCACAGACACTGTTCCATAGAATGCGCTGTTGAGGAATACCGG GAGAAGCTCCTAAAGCAAATGAGATCTTTATGGGAAAATATTCAAAACAATTGGAGAAATCTGAATGAGGAGAGCCTAATTATCAAGCTGTGGGTA TATTATGTGTTTCTACTGTCAGAGATTATCAGATCTGAGTATCAGAAATTGCATCCGAATCTCCTTGAGGAAGAAAAACAACAtttagagggactgaaaaatgaagGCAAGAAGATATTTCAGCAACTGAAGAAAAGTGAAGCCTCAATGGTTCAAAAGGGGAGGCACCTGAGAGAAATGTATGAGGAGCTGAGGAATATGTGCCATAAATCAGATGTGGAGTTGCTCCAG GATTTGGGAGACATATTGACCAG GAGTGAGTCCGTGCAGCTGGACATGCCCCAGCCTGTGAACCCAGCGCTCAGTGCTAGGCCCATCACTGGCCTGATAGACAGGTTCCGGCAGTTCCGAG TGGAAATTTCCTTCCGTTATGAAATAAGCAGTCAGAATATCATGGTGTTTGATGACGTGAGAAGTCTGAGGCTAAGACGTGACCTTCAAGAGGTGCCTTTTCCTTCTAGAAGATCTCAGTACTTTGCTGCATGGGGGGACCAGGCCTTCACCTCTGGAAAACACTACTGGGAGATAGATGTGGACGACTCTTGGGACTGGGCTGTAGGAGTCTGTAAGGATACCTGGTTAAGGAAGAATGGCTCACTGGTTGAATCTGAGAAcgtatttcttcttttatgtgtGAAGGATGTTAATCGTTACAATCTCTTGACCACTTCCCCAGTGTTTCCTCAGTATATAGAGAAACCTCTGGGGCGAGTTGGTGTGTATATAGATTTTGACAGTAGAAGTATGAGTTTTGTTAATGTTGCCAAAAGTTCCCTCATATGGAGATACCCAGCCTGCTCCTTTAATTACCctctcaggcctttcttttgtactGGCCACACATGA
- the LOC135232202 gene encoding upstream-binding factor 1-like protein 1, producing KWLKDLKMSLPKAQDHWSEEDILMLLESMENNLSPNDKRKFKTTQSRMNWEKVAFRGFTGEMCKNKWLEISYTLRKSRTLKELVLEAQERVKKLSKNKKFKTHPDFPKKPLTTYFHFFKEKCSQYSQMHPELSNQELTRVLSKKYKELPEKMKLKYIHDFQKERQEFEEKLAQFKKDHPDLIQSSKRSVVPKRHRTETQKSSLGNRNKMGSSLGNGDFSKQMKFHGEPEKPPMNGYHKFHQDMWLIRELQYVPMRERRVEISRCWQHIPQSLKDHYKNLAEELQKQYKVDLDHWLRSLSPEEYAAYRNATYSMGKNMSKLREMSLQCPSVKCLQEGPGEEWELQVPGTDSPETIQVSHHPPWGSAQNKKEDGQVVEGSDSSDSSSEDEDRDEGSEDSDSSSSSSEDSDFN from the coding sequence AAGtggctcaaagacctaaaaatgtCATTGCCTAAAGCTCAAGACCACTGGTCTGAAGAGGACATACTGATGTTACTGGAAAGCATGGAGAATAACCTCTCACCTAATGACAAGCGAAAGTTCAAAACAACCCAGTCACGTATGAACTGGGAAAAGGTAGCTTTTAGAGGTTTTACTGGAGAAATGTGCAAAAACAAATGGTTAGAGATTTCCTATACTTTGAGGAAATCTCGCACTTTGAAAGAATTAGTCCTGGAAGCTCAGGAACGTGTTAAAAAActctccaaaaacaaaaaattcaagacaCATCCAGACTTCCCCAAGAAGCCCTTGACTACTTATTTCCACTTCTTCAAGGAGAAGTGTTCCCAGTACTCCCAAATGCACCCTGAGCTGAGCAACCAGGAGCTGACCAGGGTTCTATCCAAGAAATATAAAGAGCTCCCAGAGAAGATGAAACTAAAATATATTCATGATTTCCAGAAGGAGAGACAGGAATTTGAAGAAAAACTAGCTCAATTCAAGAAAGACCACCCTGATCTCATCCAGAGCAGCAAGAGATCTGTTGTCCCCAAGAGGCACCGAACTGAAACCCAAAAGAGTTCTCTGGGAAATAGGAACAAAATGGGGTCTTCTCTGGGGAATGGTGACTTTTCCAAGCAGATGAAATTCCATGGAGAGCCCGAGAAGCCCCCCATGAATGGATACCACAAGTTCCACCAGGATATGTGGTTAATTAGGGAGCTGCAATATGTGCCCATGAGAGAGCGCAGGGTGGAGATTAGCAGATGCTGGCAGCACATCCCACAGAGCCTGAAGGACCATTATAAGAACCTGGCTGAGGAGCTGCAGAAACAGTACAAGGTGGACCTGGATCACTGGCTCAGGAGCCTGTCTCCTGAAGAATATGCAGCATACAGAAATGCAACCTATTCTATGGGCAAGAATATGAGCAAACTCAGAGAGATGTCTCTGCAGTGCCCATCAGTGAAGTGTTTGCAAGAAGGGCCTGGAGAGGAATGGGAGCTACAGGTTCCAGGCACAGATTCACCAGAAACTATTCAAGTCAGTCATCATCCTCCATGGGGGTCAGCACAAAATAAGAAGGAAGATGGGCAAGTGGTGGAAGGCAGTGACTCCTCAGACTCTAGCAGTGAGGATGAGGATAGAGATGAGGGGTCTGAAGACAGCGACTCCAGCTCATCTTCCTCAGAAGATTCAGACTTCAACTGA